Proteins from one Cryptomeria japonica chromosome 4, Sugi_1.0, whole genome shotgun sequence genomic window:
- the LOC131065323 gene encoding uncharacterized protein LOC131065323 isoform X1 → MPEEHLFSQFRWFKLDMSVDTENETLSWSNMYLVKKHKIIQNEVVEVLKLWLMTESKVNEEELKRVWKTLFFKTNKHLTCCKLFEKLSAIAEALDINLARQYFQLFLMAMKKEQGVIDHFNLDNFNHVLGGILCHMHFVLDKNFWDCDLVNKFMGAIVQRTLLAVGKPQGMDSYFADRYLGALHWFLPMPLDSCGHLIEIRLQFKRVKDNAFTCLVENGQNLLKGNQEGQDVDTKKENLGSIGITNSLLQSVTPPSLQDNGPFLDKLGREFVKLYQQLASSGVVVSLYGAMMPKIHYNVATQKLLEVKSLYIHELQADSGLPINHCWVNNAEIVDHISDSENNLNSEMKPRNSELVESTIERCLMCKHSVKHENSNFGSLEKEVNAQAERVQDKMDELNLNHACSYQDVISDNKEKSLEVVSGDDGDTMMIDASAISNLEQQSEEADDDLDNFNSPVASLPTPVSPLNTGSKKRIRELNSEIGLNGGLSSASYHESDKDSVCSDLFCDATSAGGSVQKIAKRVRFSLKNNIVWRPHSPLPPESLRVPPSATPRGSALKRGVPPGPVCIMKKSPRKKPPPKQKSVVVAVRKTARNTKNSSTSAIVSTSSMVLRKHRAVAR, encoded by the exons ATGCCCGAGGAGCATCTCTTCAGTCAATTTCGTT GGTTCAAGCTTGATATGTCTGTGGATACTGAGAATGAAACTTTGTCGTGGAGCAACATGTATTTGGTGAAGAAGCACAAAATAATTCAAAATGAAGTGGTTGAAGTGTTAAAGTTATGGCTGATGACTGAGAGTAAGGTCAATGAAGAAGAACTGAAGCGAGTTTGGAAAACCCTCTTTTTTAAGACCAACAAACACCTGACCTGCTGTAAATTGTTTGAAAAATTGTCAGCCATTGCTGAAGCTCTTGACATAAATCTAGCTCGACAATATTTTCAGCTCTTTTTGATGGCAATGAAAAAGGAACAGGGTGTTATTGATCATTTCAatcttgataacttcaatcatgtGCTTGGTGGGATTCTTTGTCACATGCATTTTGTGCTTGACAAGAATTTTTGGGATTGTGATCTTGTAAATAAATTCATGGGTGCCATTGTGCAGAGAACTTTGTTGGCTGTAGGCAAACCTCAGGGAATGGATTCATATTTTGCAGACAGGTACCTTGGTGCACTTCATTGGTTTCTTCCTATGCCTCTTGATTCTTGTGGGCATTTGATTGAGATTAGGCTCCAATTTAAGAGAGTGAAAGACAATGCATTTACTTGCCTTGTGGAAAATGGACAAAACCTCTTAAAGGGAAACCAGGAAGGGCAGGATGTTGACACCAAGAAGGAGAACCTTGGATCCATTGGAATAACTAATAGCCTCTTGCAGTCGGTTACTCCTCCTAGCCTGCAAGATAATGGACCATTTCTGGACAAGTTAGGCAGGGAATTCGTCAAGCTTTATCAACAATTAGCTTCATCTGGAGTTGTGGTTTCATTATATGGGGCTATGATGCCGAAGATACATTACAATGTTGCTACACAGAAATTATTAGAGGTGAAATCTCTTTATATACATGAATTACAAGCTGATTCTGGTTTGCCAATTAACCATTGTTGGGTGAACAATGCAGAGATTGTTGATCACATCAGCGACTCTGAAAAtaatttgaatagtgagatgaAGCCACGGAATTCAGAGCTGGTTGAAAGCACCATTGAAAGATGTTTGATGTGCAAACACAGTGTAAAACATGAGAATAGTAATTTTGGAAGTCTAGAAAAGGAAGTAAATGCACAAGCAGAAAGGGTACAGGATAAAATGGATGAGTTAAACCTCAACCATGCATGCAGTTACCAGGATGTCATCAGTGATAATAAAGAAAAGAGTTTGGAAGTTGTGTCTGGGGATGACGGTGATACAATGATGATAGATGCTTCAGCAATCTCAAATCTTGAGCAGCAATCTGAGGAGGCTGATGATGATTTGGACAACTTCAATTCACCAGTGGCATCTCTTCCAACTCCTGTTTCTCCTTTGAATACTGGATCAAAGAAGAGGATAAGGGAACTAAATTCAGAAATTGGACTTAATGGAGGTTTAAGTTCTGCAAGTTATCATGAAAGTGACAAAGATAGTGTTTGTTCTGACCTTTTCTGTGATGCCACATCTGCTGGTGGAAGTGTACAGAAAATAGCAAAGAGGGTTAGGTTCTCTTTAAAGAACAATATTGTTTGGAGGCCTCATAGTCCTCTGCCACCAGAGAGCCTGAGGGTCCCTCCATCCGCTACTCCAAGAGGCAGTGCATTGAAGAGGGGGGTTCCTCCAGGTCCCGTTTGTATCATGAAGAAATCTCCAAGGAAAAAGCCACCCCCTAAACAAAAGTCAGTAGTTGTAGCTGTCCGAAAGACTGCTAGAAATACCAAGAATTCTTCAACAAGTGCCATAGTTTCAACGAGCTCCATGGTTTTACGAAAACATCGGGCAGTTGCTCGCTAA
- the LOC131065323 gene encoding uncharacterized protein LOC131065323 isoform X2 — MSVDTENETLSWSNMYLVKKHKIIQNEVVEVLKLWLMTESKVNEEELKRVWKTLFFKTNKHLTCCKLFEKLSAIAEALDINLARQYFQLFLMAMKKEQGVIDHFNLDNFNHVLGGILCHMHFVLDKNFWDCDLVNKFMGAIVQRTLLAVGKPQGMDSYFADRYLGALHWFLPMPLDSCGHLIEIRLQFKRVKDNAFTCLVENGQNLLKGNQEGQDVDTKKENLGSIGITNSLLQSVTPPSLQDNGPFLDKLGREFVKLYQQLASSGVVVSLYGAMMPKIHYNVATQKLLEVKSLYIHELQADSGLPINHCWVNNAEIVDHISDSENNLNSEMKPRNSELVESTIERCLMCKHSVKHENSNFGSLEKEVNAQAERVQDKMDELNLNHACSYQDVISDNKEKSLEVVSGDDGDTMMIDASAISNLEQQSEEADDDLDNFNSPVASLPTPVSPLNTGSKKRIRELNSEIGLNGGLSSASYHESDKDSVCSDLFCDATSAGGSVQKIAKRVRFSLKNNIVWRPHSPLPPESLRVPPSATPRGSALKRGVPPGPVCIMKKSPRKKPPPKQKSVVVAVRKTARNTKNSSTSAIVSTSSMVLRKHRAVAR; from the coding sequence ATGTCTGTGGATACTGAGAATGAAACTTTGTCGTGGAGCAACATGTATTTGGTGAAGAAGCACAAAATAATTCAAAATGAAGTGGTTGAAGTGTTAAAGTTATGGCTGATGACTGAGAGTAAGGTCAATGAAGAAGAACTGAAGCGAGTTTGGAAAACCCTCTTTTTTAAGACCAACAAACACCTGACCTGCTGTAAATTGTTTGAAAAATTGTCAGCCATTGCTGAAGCTCTTGACATAAATCTAGCTCGACAATATTTTCAGCTCTTTTTGATGGCAATGAAAAAGGAACAGGGTGTTATTGATCATTTCAatcttgataacttcaatcatgtGCTTGGTGGGATTCTTTGTCACATGCATTTTGTGCTTGACAAGAATTTTTGGGATTGTGATCTTGTAAATAAATTCATGGGTGCCATTGTGCAGAGAACTTTGTTGGCTGTAGGCAAACCTCAGGGAATGGATTCATATTTTGCAGACAGGTACCTTGGTGCACTTCATTGGTTTCTTCCTATGCCTCTTGATTCTTGTGGGCATTTGATTGAGATTAGGCTCCAATTTAAGAGAGTGAAAGACAATGCATTTACTTGCCTTGTGGAAAATGGACAAAACCTCTTAAAGGGAAACCAGGAAGGGCAGGATGTTGACACCAAGAAGGAGAACCTTGGATCCATTGGAATAACTAATAGCCTCTTGCAGTCGGTTACTCCTCCTAGCCTGCAAGATAATGGACCATTTCTGGACAAGTTAGGCAGGGAATTCGTCAAGCTTTATCAACAATTAGCTTCATCTGGAGTTGTGGTTTCATTATATGGGGCTATGATGCCGAAGATACATTACAATGTTGCTACACAGAAATTATTAGAGGTGAAATCTCTTTATATACATGAATTACAAGCTGATTCTGGTTTGCCAATTAACCATTGTTGGGTGAACAATGCAGAGATTGTTGATCACATCAGCGACTCTGAAAAtaatttgaatagtgagatgaAGCCACGGAATTCAGAGCTGGTTGAAAGCACCATTGAAAGATGTTTGATGTGCAAACACAGTGTAAAACATGAGAATAGTAATTTTGGAAGTCTAGAAAAGGAAGTAAATGCACAAGCAGAAAGGGTACAGGATAAAATGGATGAGTTAAACCTCAACCATGCATGCAGTTACCAGGATGTCATCAGTGATAATAAAGAAAAGAGTTTGGAAGTTGTGTCTGGGGATGACGGTGATACAATGATGATAGATGCTTCAGCAATCTCAAATCTTGAGCAGCAATCTGAGGAGGCTGATGATGATTTGGACAACTTCAATTCACCAGTGGCATCTCTTCCAACTCCTGTTTCTCCTTTGAATACTGGATCAAAGAAGAGGATAAGGGAACTAAATTCAGAAATTGGACTTAATGGAGGTTTAAGTTCTGCAAGTTATCATGAAAGTGACAAAGATAGTGTTTGTTCTGACCTTTTCTGTGATGCCACATCTGCTGGTGGAAGTGTACAGAAAATAGCAAAGAGGGTTAGGTTCTCTTTAAAGAACAATATTGTTTGGAGGCCTCATAGTCCTCTGCCACCAGAGAGCCTGAGGGTCCCTCCATCCGCTACTCCAAGAGGCAGTGCATTGAAGAGGGGGGTTCCTCCAGGTCCCGTTTGTATCATGAAGAAATCTCCAAGGAAAAAGCCACCCCCTAAACAAAAGTCAGTAGTTGTAGCTGTCCGAAAGACTGCTAGAAATACCAAGAATTCTTCAACAAGTGCCATAGTTTCAACGAGCTCCATGGTTTTACGAAAACATCGGGCAGTTGCTCGCTAA